One Geitlerinema sp. PCC 9228 genomic window, CCGCATGAAATCTCCCAACGCTGGGATACTACCCTAGGCAGCAGCTACATCTGTTCGGCGTATTTTGAAACCTATTTGCTGCCTGCTGACCCATCCCCTCTGGCGCTGGTTATTGACGAGCTTGACCAACTGTTTGCCTATCCCGAACTAGCCAGGGACTTTTTTGGGATGCTGCGTTCCTGGTACGAACGAGGGCACTCTCAGTTGCCACAGTATGCCATTTGGCAGCGCTTGCGCCTAATTTTAATTCGCTCCACTACTACTCAGCCACTGCCTTGGACTTTCTACCCATCCCTTTATAATGTGGGACTGTGCTTGCAACTATCCGGGTTTACTTGGAAGCAGGTGGAAGATCTAACCCACCGTTACGACATCCAATCCTACCAGGAGACAGCCAGAACGATTTTTTCCTTGGTGGGCGGCCATCCCTACTTGACCCAGTTGTCCCTATTTCATTTGAGCCAAGAAAATGTCAGTTTGTCACAGCTATCCGAAAATGCGATCGCCCTTGACAGTATTTTTAGCGACCACCTGCAGCAACTCCTAAAATATCTCGAACAGCAGCCTTCTCTGTTGGAAACCATGCGCACTGTAGCCCGCCATCCTTGCGGCATGGAAATTAGCGTTCAAAAAGCCTTGCAACTGCGACATATGGGATTGATTCAGTTTCGAGGGCAGTTGGCTACCCCCAGTTGCGAGCTGTACCGACGTTACTTCGGTAGCACAGGCGTACGGTTTGTGGAATGAAAGTTGCTTTCAAGTATCATTGCAAGTTATAAGAAATCCGATGTACATACACCCACAAAAATGTAGGGGTAGTATCCGCAAGACCATAAAATTC contains:
- a CDS encoding AAA-like domain-containing protein yields the protein MAKLSQPPERRRGTILSSQGWQRLQAAERLSSIRYNQSKPYTLEQLSQITSLSTNTITKLRRRQEPVDWQTLETYFAAFGLNLELDDVLTPEESYTKEAIDELLYLPFQGPLTLDNPFYIYRGENERLCVAEICRPGALLKIEAPSQFGKTSLALHAANAASDRGFRTSMLSLQGCNQQVFQDVDRFYQWFCAMVATDLGLPHEISQRWDTTLGSSYICSAYFETYLLPADPSPLALVIDELDQLFAYPELARDFFGMLRSWYERGHSQLPQYAIWQRLRLILIRSTTTQPLPWTFYPSLYNVGLCLQLSGFTWKQVEDLTHRYDIQSYQETARTIFSLVGGHPYLTQLSLFHLSQENVSLSQLSENAIALDSIFSDHLQQLLKYLEQQPSLLETMRTVARHPCGMEISVQKALQLRHMGLIQFRGQLATPSCELYRRYFGSTGVRFVE